CGTGGGGGCATTATTCGTGTGATTGATCAGAACAATGAAGGATACTTTATCCTTCCTGATGCACTCCCTTCAGGGGTTTATTTACTCTCGTGGACTGTTGGAGGAAAAGTGTATAGTTCTAAGTTGGTAGTGCGATAATTCCTTTTGGGGAGGGGCGGAAGAACTTAATTTTTGCTTAAATCTGATTTTAACTTTTCCCATTCATCCTGTTTATAATAACCGATCAGCCGCCCCTGCTGGTCAATAAGCATAAAAGATGGATAATCAACGATCTGATACCGCATGGAAAACCCCCTGCCATCAGGAACTATTTGGGTTTGGTATTGACTTGGCTCCAGAATAGATTCTATTTCCCTTTGAACACCCTGAAAAATAGTGATTGTCTTCAGAGGGATGTTCTTTTTAAGAACTCCGACCTCAGAATCAAATGAATCGAATCTTGATAGATTGAAGATCGGAGGCTTGACGGTGAGTTGAAAGTGGAGTAGAACGTAATAACCGCTTAGCTTTTCTAAGTTGAGCAGGTCCCCATTTAATGACTTCATGATAAATGTAGGTACAATTTCTCCAACCTGAGGGCGCCGAGAGATATCCCTCATATTTATCGGAGCATAGGGATTGGATGTATCTATTACAAATGTGGATGCTTGCCCATATTGATCCATTTGAGGCTCAAAAGCCGGATTTCCATTGGTTATCAACTGTGTCAATTCCTCTTCACTCAAGAGCCTTCCACTTTCTCTGTCATACACCGTACCTACACTTATTTTGACGGAAGAAGACGAGCTGTATTGGGCAACAGAGTTGGTGTGAGCTAGCACCAGGGTGAGGGCGGTCAGGAAAAAAGAGGGTATAAAGTGTTTCACGCGAGTATTTTTTAGTGTGAAACTACCCTATGGACAGAGTTATTACAAATGATATGAGAATATTTCCGCTGTGCGTGGAGTTTTTAAGCCGCTCCCTTGATCCTTGGGAATGGTCGGTAGGCGTAGTGGTGGAGCACCGTTTCTATGGCTGCTTTGATTGCCTCGTTGATCGGCAGGATTTGATTGCCAAGCTGAAAGTCAATTTGCATGAGTTTTTTGTAGTAATCAGAAAACACGGGTACATATTCATGCCTTGTGAGCATGGCTACGGCTTTTTCATAGCTTTCCACCTGCTGCTCCTTAATGAGCTTGCAGGTGACCATTTTGAGTTCTCCAAACTTGTCCCTGGAGGAGCCATAGCCAAAGAGTCTACAGATCAGGCCACGATAGGCGTAGTTTCCACAGCTGCCTTTGGTGTTGTCAATAACTGATAGAGGTGAGTAGATCAGGCAAATCGAAGATTGTTCAAGTGTGATTTGCTCCAGTGTAGCTTCTGCCTTTCCGGTAAGGAATAGATGGAAGGCCAGCGGCAGAAATTCAAGCGGACTGGCTTCAATGTCAGGTTTGGTACAGCATTTCCCACAGCCTGAGATACAATGCACCCCGGTAGCACCACGAAACTGGCTAATCTCCTCATCGAGGCGCCCGAACAACCGTTCGACCGCTCTCACCTTGCGTACAATAGACATAGAACGAGACGCAAATATACGCTTGCCGCATTGATTTGTGTGAGTTATTTTTCGAGCTGCCGGGAGTCAGCAGACCGAAGTGATGGTATGTTGAAGCATCCTATGGAGACACCATAAAATAGGGGGCTTTAAGAAACAGAGAATCGAATGGGTTTGCCGAAATTTAATTTCGATCTATGGGAAACTCCACAAAGAACTGTGATCCTTCCTCGTATTCACTTTTGCACCAGATGCGCCCGTCCATGGCTTCTACATACTTTTTCACAATGGCCAACCCAAGCCCTGTTGATTCTTCGCCACCTGTAGGTTTAGCGCTCAGGGTTTGAAACTTACTAAAAAGCAACTTTTGGTCACGGGTGCTGATCCCCTGTCCGTTGTCTTCTACGGAAATGCGATAATAGTCACCCCCGGCGATGAGTTCGAGCCGAACCTGTATTTGACCCCCGGGTTGGGTGTATTTGATGGCGTTGGTTATGAGGTTACTGATGATCTGATTAAAATATCCCGGATCAATGGCTGTGGGCAGTTGTGCTTCATCGCTTTGGAAGGAGTAGTTAATGTCCTTTTCTTTGGCCATAGCCTCAAAGGCTTTCACCTCTTCATTCAGCAAGTTTACCATGTCCACTTCACTGTAGTTGAGGTTGATTTCCCTTGAATTGATGGCACTTACATTGAGGATGCGACTGATAAACCCTTCCATGCGATTGCTGGATTCGATCACATAGCCCAGAAACTCTTCAGCTTCCTTAGGATCTTTATTCTTTAAAGCCAGATTGGTATACCCTTTAATGAGGTGCAAAGGATTTCGGAGGTCATGAGAGACCACACTGATCAGAAAGTCCTTTTCTTCATTCAACTCTGTTAGTTGTAGGTTTTGGTGGTTCAGTTTATTTTTTTGCTTTTCGATTTCACGGGTACGTTCTTCCACTCGCTGTTCCAATTGGTCATAGAGCAGCGCATTGTGCAGGGTAATGGCTATTTGACCAGAAAGTAGAGAAAGGAGGTCGGTACGCTCCGCGGTAAAACTCCCTTTGGTCAACCTATTTTCTAGGTAAATGATCCCCAATAAGGCTTGTTGATGGATGACAGGCATGCACAAAATGCTCGCTATCGAATGGGTCTGAAGGTACTGATCCTGATGAAAGCGCTCATCTTTTTCGGCATGGTCGAGGAGTACAGTATCCTGGGTTCTCCGAACATATTGTATGACCGAAACGGGTAAATCAGAAACTTCCGATATTTCCCTGGCGGGCACCATTTTAGCCTCTTCGTTCACAGAACTTCTGGCATAGAGCTCCAATACATCGTTGTTCAAAAAAACGAAGGCACCAGACTGTGCACCAGCATTTTCGGTGAGTATATCCAGAAGAGTAGGGATGGCCCTACTGAGTTTAATTTCGCTGGAAATGGTGGTGGCCGCTTTCAATACTGAAGCCAGATCCAGCAGATTATTTCCACTAAGAGAGCCATATGAAAAGGAACCTCCACTGAAGGAGGTGTGGATGGACCGGTCTTTTCGTTCTTCCAAATAGGGAAATTCATCCTTCAGTTGGTTGGCTTTTGCCCTGGCGCCCCATTTCCGATAGGTCTTCAATGCTTTACCCATATAGTAGCTTTGAAGTTCTTCGTTACCGCTCTGTCCATGGTGTCTTCCTGCCAGCTCATAGCAGAGGGCCAGCTCATTCAGGTATTCATTGGTTTCTGCAGCTTTGATACATTGATCATAAGCTCCTTTGACGGATTGATCAGCACGTATGACGGACAAAGTCTCTGCTTCCACCAATAGATATTTGTGCAGGTAGTTGGTAGGGGAATGCTCTGACCAGCGCTTCATTTTCTTCTGGTTGGCTTTCACTTGCCCCAGGTGCTTTTTTCGCTGGGAAGAAGAGGCGGTTGCGTAAAGTTTGAGCCTTACTAGCGAGTCATAAAAATTAACTAGCGGAATGTATGCTGTGCTCAAGACTACCTCGAGATACTTTTTCGTGGAAATCATGCCCTGAAAGGCTTCTTCATATCTCCCGAATAGGAAATTGAGATAAAGCTGATAGAAGGAAATATGGAACAGCGCTGTATCGTCCTCTCGGAGTTCTTTTTTATAATCATCAGATTCAAATGCCCTCTGACTAAAAACACTGCCTTCCAGCTCCCAGGGAAGTTCTGATCCAGAAGAGAGGTTGTGAATTCCTTGATAGACGATCTTCATATACTGATGATAGCTCTCCTGTTTAAGCGAGGGCATACGCTCCAGCGAATGTTCTATTTCCGGGACAAGCTCGTCTAGTCTCAGTCCTGAGAGAAAGCCGGTACAGGCCTTGAGAAATGCTGCACTCGCGGCATACTGATTGTCCCCAATTTCCATGGCGGCCAGATAGGCCTCTTCGTATGGGTCCAATGCGGTTCTCAAAGGATCTTTCCAGTGATTGATAAAGCCATAAAAGATTACCAAAGTTTTGGGCACGACAGCCTTGTACCGTGACGATTTTTGCAGAAGCCTCAGTGATAATTGACCAAACTCATAGCCAGTGGAGTAGTCCCTCAGTACTCCGCACAAAATAGTACCGTAGCCACCATAAAAGGGAATGGAATCAATGGAGTTGCCGTATTGGATAGACAACCGAATGGATTTTAAAATAACGATGGGGAAGAGTTTGGGAAAGTTGTGGTATGATGCCGTACTGATGCTTGTCATCATGTTGATGGCTAATGCCATGTGCTCATCCTCCATATCAGGTAGCGACTCAAAATACCCGGTCTTTTTTCCAATCAGTTTGAGTTTGGTTTGAACCAAACCTACCAGTATATCGGTATCACTCGGACGGGAGGGGAGTTTGATGCCAACCTCTTTCAGAATAGAGAGCCCGTAAGTGATTAAGTCCAGATGCTTGCTCCTCGCAATGTAGGATTGAATGAAGACATTATGGGGCTGGAGATACTCCATTTTGGAAGTAGCTTTCCTGAGAAGCAAGTCTCCGATACTTTTCATCTGATCATATTTCCCCAGGATATAGTAAGTCTCCATAGTAGTCAGATGCAGTGCCTGGAGAAGCGAATGATTCGTCATCCAGTCTGAGTCTTCCAGCGTGCGGAGGGCAGCTTCGAAATAGTCGATGGCTGACTCATAGGCAGATGAAGCTTTAGCTTTGCTGCCAGCCATATAATTCAGTTCACACAGCCGTATTCTATAGCCATCATCGGCTTTGCCAATTCCTCTATTGAGTTGATTGACTACCTCAAACACCTGGTCACTGTGTTTTTCCAGGTCAATATTGTGAAGAAGCAGCTCGCCGATGCGCTGATGTACCTTTGCTTTCTCCTTGTCTGGTATCAGCTCATACGCTGCCTGTCTGATTCTGTCATGAGCAAAACGATAAGTCAGCATGGTGTCAGCCTCAGGATTTTTGAGTTGAGCGATGTGTGCTACATCTCCGTGGCTTTCTTCTACAAAAAGCAACTGTTCTATTACAGCCTGCCACAGGTCACTCATGAGGTCTCTGGTTCCGGGTTCCTGTATGTAGCTGAGTGTTTTCAGATGAAACCGATCTCCGATACAAGCCCCCAGGGTGAGTTGTTGCTGAGTTCCCGGGTTCATTTTGCGGAGCTTATCCACCATAAAGTCCACCACATTTTCAGTGTAATTGGTGCTTTCCAATTGCTCAATGTCCCATTCCCAGCTCCCCGTTCCGGCTGTTGTGCCGTGCTGATATGTGATCAATCCTTTCTCGTAGATTGATTTTAAAAATTGATTCACGAAAAACGGGTTCCCGGCGGTCTTGGTCTGTACGATATGGGTGAGTTCTCTGGCCTTTCGCTCATTACAAGAAAAAGTATCCATGATCATGGACTGAGTATCGGTAAAAGACAGGTCTTCCAGATGGATTTGCTGGATGGTTACTCCCTGCTTGGGCAGTTCACTGAAGACCACATTGAAGGGATGTTTTGAATCGATCTCGTTGTCCCGGTATGCCCCTATAAAATAGAAGTGAGTCAGTTCATTATCAATGATCAGGTTTCGGATCAGCTTCAGAGAAGCATTGTCTGCCCATTGTAAATCATCTATAAAGAGTACCAGTGGGTGTTCCTTTGTGGCCAGTACTTTGATAAACTGTGTGAAAACATAATTGAAGCGATTTTGAGCTTCATTGATACCAAGTATGGGAAGGTTATCCTGCTTTCCTACAATCAATTCCAGGTTCGGAATGAAATCGGTAATTAGTTTTCCCTGGTCTTTAAGCGCCTCCTGCAGGCGCCCCCTCCAATGGGCCAGGCGTTGCTCATTTTCGGACAAAATGAGAGAAATAAATGAGCTGATGGCCTGACTGATGGCCTGATAGGGTCTGTCTTTTTGAAATTGCTGGTGTTTTCCTTTGATGAAATATCCCTTCTTGCCAGTGATGGGTTTGTGAATTTCATAGAGCAAAGAGGTCTTACCGGTACCGGATTTGCCAGAGACCAGGGTAACTTCCTTCTGCCCAGAGCCTATGTTTTCAACAGCACTGAGTAGCTGGCTGATTTGCTCCTCTCGTCCATATATTTTGGAGGGGATGAGGAACCTCCCAGACTCATCATTTTGTGCCAGTTCAAAATGTTGTATTTCCACCCTGAGTGCGGCCTGGTTCATGCATTTTTTCAGATCCTCCAACAAGCCCCTGGCCGACTGATATCGTTTTTCTACATCTTTTGATAGTAGCTTGAGAATGATGTCCGAAAAGACTGTGGGAATCTCATGATTGATACTAGAAAGGGGTTGAGGAGTTATAGCAAGATGAGCATGAATGAGTTCCAGAGGATCAGCCGCATTGAATGGGAGCTGACCAGTGAAAAGTTCATAGAGAACCACACCTAATGAATACAAGTCTGAGCGGTAATCAACAGCATGATTGACCCGACCTGTCTGCTCAGGCGAGATGTAAGGGAGGGTGCCGAGCAGCTGATCACTCATTCCCTTGATATTCAACTTAGTGTCCACATTGATCGCCAATCCAAAATCGATGATGTTGGTCATCATCTGATCGTTGATCAAAATATTATGGGCACTAATGTCTCTGTGAATAAGGTTATACTGACTATGCACCTCATGCAGGGCTTCACAAATTTGAATGGCCACCTTTAGGCAATCGATAAATGTGCGGGGCTTTTCATTAACCCAGCTTTTTAGCGAAATTCCGTCAAAGTACTCAAGCACCAAAATGGGAGACTGGCTATCTTCTATCAGATCAATGGAGCCTCTTACACCCCTGGTACTGACACCCCGAAGGTACTTGTCTTCATTGTAGAGCTGTGAGGAATGCGGATGGTAATTAAAGTCCTCCTTCATCACTTTTAGAATGACCTCCCGACCATAGGTATCATCACTCAATTGGTAAATTGAGGAATTAAATCCTTCGGCTATTTTGGATGCTCTTTCTAAAATCTTCATGATGGGGCTTTATCCTCCTATCCAGTAAGCAATGAGGGCACTCAAATATATCCACAGCCCGCAAATGATCCCTAGAACCGTGGCGGAGATTGCTCCTTTATTCGATGAACGGGTCAATAGGAGAGGTAAGGACAGGGAGATGAGCCCCTCGCAGATGATCACGTAAACCGGAGCATTGAAAATCATCGGGGCATTTGGATGATACCACCACCATCCGGCATCTTTTGCCAGGTGCTCATAGAGAGGGATGTACATGGCCCCCGCAAGCCCTAGAATGATGGCTGCCATTGGCCATCCCTTCCATTTGGAAAGGAGCAACCCGTAATAACCCAGCTGGATGAGTACATTGGCCCATGCGAAAGGCATGTAAGCAGGGGAGCTCCAGATCATGGCTTCTTTACCCGGATACACCAGGCTGTTGATGGTGTCTACCAGATAGTGATCCGTAAATAATTCCATCATTCCGGCAGCCAACCCGAAGAGGATGAGCCGACTCAATGTGCTGTCTCTGGTAATGAACGCATATAGGATGTATACCCCAAAAAGACCATATGAGATGATAGCCGCCGACAATGGCCCGGATTCGAGTATCGAACTGCCTATGGACCAGATCATCAAAACGGACTGAGTGATTACAATGAACCAGGTAAGTTTTTTATTAGTTGTGATCATTTCGTGTTGTTTTTTATAGTTCGTTCACTCCCCAGTTTTCCTGGAGTGAGGGTGGGATGAAAAATCGGACGTTCTTACCTTCATTGTAATGCTTCAGGTAGCCCTGTAGCAGGAGTTTGTTAAAGGACTCTGTCAGTTTGCTTATGATGGGTGAATGTTCGGCTTTGCTGATTCCACCCGTAATGATCTGAGAAATTCTCATGACCAGATGGTCTTTCAGGTCAGCGTGATCAGGAATGCCAATCATGCTTGAAAGTGGCTTACCTACGGCCTTTTCCACATCCTGAAAAAAGTACCAAATCATGTAGGCTGGCACGTCATCAAATAAGGTGCCCGGGATCATGTGTTGGATGAATGCCATGCAGGAGTCGGCCAGTGCTTTTCCCTGTGGGGAAGCTTCCGACTGATGACTAAGTATTTTACAGGCCAGAATCCAGTTGTCTTCGAAAGTATCAGCCAGCAGATCATCGTTCAGGCCCATCATGTGGCCTATGACCTTCCAGCAGTGGGTATAGCTGGCAATCTGCTCATCGGTCAGGTTGATATTGAGTGATTTCAGCCCACTCAATATAATTGGCGAAAAGGACATCAGGGTTCCCGCCAGGTCTTCCTGATTGATGGGTTCACCAAGACGTGAGGTGTCCCATCCTTTTGGATTGTACTTTTCTGACTTTATAAAGTGTCGGATAGAGGCATGAATCAGCCGTACTTTCTGCACGGTTACGATACCCTTTCCCCCAGGGGTGAGGCCTCCGGGTTGCAGCACATTGACCACCATCTGAGCAGTCTCCATCAGGCGTCTTACCAGCGGGTCGATATTTCCTTTTTTCTCTATCAGCCTACCGGTATCAAACAGTACCTGGGCACCGTTCGCACAGGTATAGCACATAGGCAGAGACTTCACATTCAAAAGCATGAAAACCTCTGGTCCGTACATCCCAAAGACGTCCTGCCCTTTGCTGATGAGTTGATCATTGGCCCAGGAAGGGAGTTTGGCAGATTGAGTGAAGTAATCTCCAACCACCTTCTGAATATTCTCGGGGAAGTGACTTAGTAACTCAGGTGTATAGCTGTCATTTCTGGCCAGGGTATAGAAGATCTCGTTGATTCTTTCTTCGAAACCTTCATCTATAATGGTGGCGACTACCTGGTCTGCGAGTGGGTCTGTTTCATGTCTTTTGGCGGTCAGAAAAGATTCAGTTAGGGCATGGGTTGAAAACATAAGATTCTGAAGTCGAAAGTTTAAGGTTGACCGCCTAAAATAGTGCGAAATGAGTGGGAATCCGAAACCTTAGAACCAATTACTTTGAGAGATAGTATTTATCAAAGAACTGTTTGTGTTGCAGTAAGGAAAGCTAACAAGGGTCGCATTTTTCGTCTTCCGTTTCAAACTCGATCGTGGCGTGATCGATGTGTTCCTTTTTGAGGAGATCTTTGGCCTTTTGTTTAATCTCAGAGAGCTCTTGAAGCTCATTGTATTTTTCTACCACTAAATGAATGGATAAGATGTGATATTGACCATCCATAGACCAGATGTGACAGTCATGGGTACTTATTACCTTGGGTATCGCCCTGAGTAGTTCATCGATGCGCTTGGGGTTAATCTCCTCAGGAGTTCCCTGAAGGATGATTTTAAGGGCCTTTTTGAGGTTTTTGTATACATTGAAAAGAATGAACAGTGAGATGAAAATGGCCAGGAGTGAATCCACAATCGGCCAGTCTTGATAGAGCATGATGAGTGCCGCAATCAGCGTAGCTACCCAACCCAGCACATCTTCCAGGAGGTGCAGGTACACTGCTCGTTCGTTCAGAGAATGTCCTCCATGGAGTTTGTAGGCGGCAAGTCCATTGGCCAGGATTCCACCGATGGCCAAATAAATCATACCCTGAGCATCGGGTGTAGTAGGGTCGAAGAGTCTGGGGATAGCTTCTGTGAGGATGAGAATGGAGCCTACGACAAGTACCAGGGAGTTGATTACCGCTCCAAGTACCGAAAAGCGCCGATATCCGTAGCTAAATTCTTTATCCCGCCCTTTTCTGGCTACTTTCTGAAAGTACCAGGATACCCCGAGACTCATACTATCGCCTAAATCATGCAGTGCATCTGAGAGAATGGCCACGCTGCTGGTATAGAGCCCACCAATGAGTTCAATCACAGAGAACCCTAAATTGATGAAGAAGGCAATTCGGATTTTGCTGGTAGAGTGGTCGCCGTGAGCGTGGTGATGATCGTGTGCCATACTTCTTTTAATGCATAGGAAGGGATAAAGTTATGAAAAGGCCCGATGTTTTTAGTTATGAATTCCAGAGAGGTATTAACTCGAGAGGTCATTCCAAACTGAGCGTTTTTTTTTAACGGTTAAGCCCTATCTTTAACTATTCAAACGCCTAATTTTTAAACTAATGAAAAAATACACATTCTTTTTGGTGGTGTGTGGGTTGCTGTGGCAATCTTGCGCCAAATCTGACAGGGTTGAGCCTG
This Marinoscillum sp. 108 DNA region includes the following protein-coding sequences:
- a CDS encoding YkgJ family cysteine cluster protein; this encodes MSIVRKVRAVERLFGRLDEEISQFRGATGVHCISGCGKCCTKPDIEASPLEFLPLAFHLFLTGKAEATLEQITLEQSSICLIYSPLSVIDNTKGSCGNYAYRGLICRLFGYGSSRDKFGELKMVTCKLIKEQQVESYEKAVAMLTRHEYVPVFSDYYKKLMQIDFQLGNQILPINEAIKAAIETVLHHYAYRPFPRIKGAA
- a CDS encoding ATP-binding sensor histidine kinase codes for the protein MKILERASKIAEGFNSSIYQLSDDTYGREVILKVMKEDFNYHPHSSQLYNEDKYLRGVSTRGVRGSIDLIEDSQSPILVLEYFDGISLKSWVNEKPRTFIDCLKVAIQICEALHEVHSQYNLIHRDISAHNILINDQMMTNIIDFGLAINVDTKLNIKGMSDQLLGTLPYISPEQTGRVNHAVDYRSDLYSLGVVLYELFTGQLPFNAADPLELIHAHLAITPQPLSSINHEIPTVFSDIILKLLSKDVEKRYQSARGLLEDLKKCMNQAALRVEIQHFELAQNDESGRFLIPSKIYGREEQISQLLSAVENIGSGQKEVTLVSGKSGTGKTSLLYEIHKPITGKKGYFIKGKHQQFQKDRPYQAISQAISSFISLILSENEQRLAHWRGRLQEALKDQGKLITDFIPNLELIVGKQDNLPILGINEAQNRFNYVFTQFIKVLATKEHPLVLFIDDLQWADNASLKLIRNLIIDNELTHFYFIGAYRDNEIDSKHPFNVVFSELPKQGVTIQQIHLEDLSFTDTQSMIMDTFSCNERKARELTHIVQTKTAGNPFFVNQFLKSIYEKGLITYQHGTTAGTGSWEWDIEQLESTNYTENVVDFMVDKLRKMNPGTQQQLTLGACIGDRFHLKTLSYIQEPGTRDLMSDLWQAVIEQLLFVEESHGDVAHIAQLKNPEADTMLTYRFAHDRIRQAAYELIPDKEKAKVHQRIGELLLHNIDLEKHSDQVFEVVNQLNRGIGKADDGYRIRLCELNYMAGSKAKASSAYESAIDYFEAALRTLEDSDWMTNHSLLQALHLTTMETYYILGKYDQMKSIGDLLLRKATSKMEYLQPHNVFIQSYIARSKHLDLITYGLSILKEVGIKLPSRPSDTDILVGLVQTKLKLIGKKTGYFESLPDMEDEHMALAINMMTSISTASYHNFPKLFPIVILKSIRLSIQYGNSIDSIPFYGGYGTILCGVLRDYSTGYEFGQLSLRLLQKSSRYKAVVPKTLVIFYGFINHWKDPLRTALDPYEEAYLAAMEIGDNQYAASAAFLKACTGFLSGLRLDELVPEIEHSLERMPSLKQESYHQYMKIVYQGIHNLSSGSELPWELEGSVFSQRAFESDDYKKELREDDTALFHISFYQLYLNFLFGRYEEAFQGMISTKKYLEVVLSTAYIPLVNFYDSLVRLKLYATASSSQRKKHLGQVKANQKKMKRWSEHSPTNYLHKYLLVEAETLSVIRADQSVKGAYDQCIKAAETNEYLNELALCYELAGRHHGQSGNEELQSYYMGKALKTYRKWGARAKANQLKDEFPYLEERKDRSIHTSFSGGSFSYGSLSGNNLLDLASVLKAATTISSEIKLSRAIPTLLDILTENAGAQSGAFVFLNNDVLELYARSSVNEEAKMVPAREISEVSDLPVSVIQYVRRTQDTVLLDHAEKDERFHQDQYLQTHSIASILCMPVIHQQALLGIIYLENRLTKGSFTAERTDLLSLLSGQIAITLHNALLYDQLEQRVEERTREIEKQKNKLNHQNLQLTELNEEKDFLISVVSHDLRNPLHLIKGYTNLALKNKDPKEAEEFLGYVIESSNRMEGFISRILNVSAINSREINLNYSEVDMVNLLNEEVKAFEAMAKEKDINYSFQSDEAQLPTAIDPGYFNQIISNLITNAIKYTQPGGQIQVRLELIAGGDYYRISVEDNGQGISTRDQKLLFSKFQTLSAKPTGGEESTGLGLAIVKKYVEAMDGRIWCKSEYEEGSQFFVEFPIDRN
- a CDS encoding oxygenase MpaB family protein encodes the protein MFSTHALTESFLTAKRHETDPLADQVVATIIDEGFEERINEIFYTLARNDSYTPELLSHFPENIQKVVGDYFTQSAKLPSWANDQLISKGQDVFGMYGPEVFMLLNVKSLPMCYTCANGAQVLFDTGRLIEKKGNIDPLVRRLMETAQMVVNVLQPGGLTPGGKGIVTVQKVRLIHASIRHFIKSEKYNPKGWDTSRLGEPINQEDLAGTLMSFSPIILSGLKSLNINLTDEQIASYTHCWKVIGHMMGLNDDLLADTFEDNWILACKILSHQSEASPQGKALADSCMAFIQHMIPGTLFDDVPAYMIWYFFQDVEKAVGKPLSSMIGIPDHADLKDHLVMRISQIITGGISKAEHSPIISKLTESFNKLLLQGYLKHYNEGKNVRFFIPPSLQENWGVNEL
- a CDS encoding cation diffusion facilitator family transporter, which codes for MAHDHHHAHGDHSTSKIRIAFFINLGFSVIELIGGLYTSSVAILSDALHDLGDSMSLGVSWYFQKVARKGRDKEFSYGYRRFSVLGAVINSLVLVVGSILILTEAIPRLFDPTTPDAQGMIYLAIGGILANGLAAYKLHGGHSLNERAVYLHLLEDVLGWVATLIAALIMLYQDWPIVDSLLAIFISLFILFNVYKNLKKALKIILQGTPEEINPKRIDELLRAIPKVISTHDCHIWSMDGQYHILSIHLVVEKYNELQELSEIKQKAKDLLKKEHIDHATIEFETEDEKCDPC